Proteins encoded within one genomic window of Triticum aestivum cultivar Chinese Spring chromosome 2D, IWGSC CS RefSeq v2.1, whole genome shotgun sequence:
- the LOC123054451 gene encoding uncharacterized protein, translated as MGETDLGDVVLSWSVRDITDDGLYRAKVETIPYKFTSLDHYLQSYRVPLIEETRAYLCSRLELINEASSSKILSLQVAGKPGLYFMDVDFGDNDAGFSTEAYTAKNGDIFILSSLKPEAVEDSNRYGVTYCLAMVTEVSLDDEYQKGFRVKVAKDIGLEEKDLSKFRHAIFISNIMTSIRIWKALSFDTHMNDNFIVIKSLLAPTNLGDDVCGICVEQDGCCLPNLTEQLLSINLNQSQVDAIESVISAARCRHMNLLKLIWGPPGTGKTKTVSALLWALACMKCRTLTCAPTNVAIVGVCTRFLQNLKDFNQHIDENSLPLSLGDVVLFGNKQRMDITEDLQEVFLDFRVDELLECFSLLSGWRYRIASMVSFFDDCVSRYDMLLEDEEKSDPASFLDFIKKQFDVTAAALKRCIVKLWVHLPGKCFSRNGAINISTLLNMLGKFGTLLCDVDLTDEGLKRVLHCLSTENSVCAQPISFIEKELDGARCTCLKLLKDLQHSLNLPTGVDKNWLQSCCIRNATLLFCTTSSSYLLHYMEIAPLDVLIVDEAAQVRECELVIPLRLHRLKHVVLVGDDCQLSAIVKSQVCREAGFATSLFVRLVTLKFDKHLLNIQYRMNPCVSQFPNAQFYERKILDGSNVLSPSYNKDYACLPFGSYTFINVTDGREDKESTGNSRRNMVEVAVVLHLIQTIFKCWKITGKGLSIGVVSPYSSQVDAIKGRLGKKYDTCDGFHVRVKSIDGFQGEEDDIIILSTVRSNGNGVVGFLADNGRTNVALTRAKHCLWIVGNAHTLYKSGTVWTDLVADAQRRKCVFNATNDAAICKLVLQVKQELDELDDLLNADSAVFNNAKWKVIISDEFRKSFTKLKLSQLRREVLQKLIKLGSGWRTTVRNLDIPGVSNHAKVYKIRDLYLIWNIDMEKRERKYIQIIKIWDLLSQQHVARTVQRLEVVFSMYTDDCLDHCRRVQTLGKLEVPMVWNVEHDIIRFKKDCRTDAQEERDVVDASHAMENSKVSESFLLMKFYSLSTGVAKHLLTASDGSEIDIPFELTDEEKMIIQFPLTSFILGRSGTGKTTVLTMKLYRREQQSLIASQGLNLDGDDLYGMDDKNIMALNDIGESFVKQVFITVSPKLCSAINNHISGLKRFVCGDVSNQTSILHMHDIFDDQEEFTEIPESFSNLPHEHYPLIITYRKFLMMLDGTCQTPFFDVFYGELKSSVDRGHSKSHALETSIELKEVTYEKFAASYWPRFNADLTKNLDASTVFTEIISHIKGRYQASMPYTGNLGRQDYVMLSDKRFSSLNSEKRDRIYNIYVDYESMKSTDREFDLSDFVNRLHINLVSEGYKGDLVDFVYIDEVQDLTMTQIALLKYVCRNFKEGFLFAGDTAQTIARGIDFRFEDIRSLFYTAFLSETETFNQGLRHGKQVQLSDMFQLSQNFRTHCGILHMAQSIMSLLYFFFPSSVDKLNPETGLVYGEAPVLLESGNDENAIMTIFGETKSKHGNMHGFGAEQVILVRDDATKKQIVDLVGKQALVLTIVECKGLEFQDVLLYNFFGSSPLRNKWRVLYGYMKDKDIIAQSEEISHPGFDRSKHHLLCSELKQLYVAITRTRQRLWICENTDDYCRPMFDYWKKLCLVEARLLDPSLIQAMQTGSSTDDWRLRGIKLFNERQFEMATMCFEKAGDAYKEKWARAAGLVAIAECATSSKLENGKAPMLTASEIYESIGMHEKAAMCYMKLGGHKRASEIYESIGMHEKAATCYIKLGDYKKAGMVYMQKCGASWLEDAGICFARAECWSEAAEVFFKAKCYPECFSMCSKGKLFNLGLQFLQQLEEEHLLQNSKSLEVSAIRKTYLENCAQHYSECGDIKRMMPFVKAFSSMDHVRAFLKSKNLLEELFSLEVDMGNFLEASGIAKHKGDVLREADMLEKADLFEDATRLLLLHIIVDSFWSSNSRGWPPKRYPEKEQMLAKTKEMAKKVSECFYCLVCLQADALSDMNKSLASLNCTFLEGRKCGNFFVEFITSRSILDVHLQSRASGYNLELGPGSEDESSCNDMVAHNQISPQTLAYAWNHWKSIVMKVLSHLRHTDGPELNEYEDLCVKYFGLRKDGEDARYFVLNMDSSWLSSTGRNSLQQDGNRCWLDVLQYHSCAQSFLMNELSSVGFSVLKKLESIAQISPKPSSSYALVRTILIVKEIANFLEEPEFSMPKSTMKLRSFSVLWERRFFELIFLVWRDGARRSLLHILDSPASYGLIADSLGANLQPTNKNLTHGHLGRTTILLLHAARLDDGLISRLLQYLDNDSEWADFYRCLKIFLDTGVLTSLISNFRLALDFTFNCVTWRDELDYISPICYVGLMECLGFLSSAHLLQKGCMYCTKSLLVNMLECRTSKVYLDTCLAATSRPDCDLDHTASESGHSGHFILETIMTILTEKKMLQEWVQKTSTPSCSYKAVLLRLVVTLYPLILTHDLEISHYKLTDTLLECGVFKDLPLEFSQKIVHALRTRSRKPSNFIRVVADALAAIGDRLVVMGSPEGPAICENINAYMISTEDLSDVQKVMALLCSQEASSVKQDATLPEESDGNKFCNVAGNVPKTVQDNKMENTGEMDLSGESAAFWEKLETFQVNKEGQKDARFIIEFLRRAVPWLADAQLLEEVRHVCSEFEERTARTGLTVEEDLFSMWQDGENKLRTIISYLRSARASTKEDERRNEAAAAALPQTDGAGERARRSDNVPDRGERNTAEPVKEEAAAAAAPTSQKAAQKQKGRKKSKKCKGRGRK; from the exons ATGGGGGAGACGGATTTGGGCGACGTGGTGCTCTCCTGGTCCGTCCGGGACATCACCGACGACGGCCTCTACAGGGCCAAG GTTGAGACTATTCCCTACAAATTCACGTCACTTGATCACTATCTCCAATCGTACCGTGTTCCTCTGATCGAAGAAACCAGGGCATATCTGTGCTCACGCCTTGAACTCATCAATGAAGCGTCCTCGTCGAAGATACTTTCCTTGCAGGTAGCAGGAAAACCAGGATTATACTTCATGGATGTGGACTTTGGGGACAATGATGCTGGTTTTTCTACTGAGGCATATACGGCAAAGAATGGTGATATATTCATTTTGTCTAGCCTGAAACCTGAAGCTGTGGAGGACTCCAACCGATACGGTGTCACATATTGCTTGGCAATGGTTACTGAGGTTTCTTTGGATGATGAATACCAGAAGGGTTTCAGAGTTAAAGTCGCAAAGGATATTGGTTTGGAAGAAAAAGACTTAAGTAAATTCAGACATGCAATATTTATCAGTAATATCATGACAAGCATACGGATATGGAAAGCACTTTCCTTTGACACACACATGAATGACAAtttcatagtaatcaagtcgttgTTAGCTCCAACAAATTTG GGTGATGATGTATGTGGTATCTGCGTTGAACAGGATGGGTGCTGTTTGCCTAATTTGACAGAGCAATTACTTTCGATTAACCTTAATCAATCACAAGTGGATGCTATTGAATCTGTGATCTCAGCTGCACGATGTAGGCATATGAACCTCTTGAAGCTTATATGGGGTCCACCAGGTACTGGAAAGACCAAGACTGTTAGTGCTTTACTATGGGCTTTGGCGTGTATGAAATGCAGAACTCTTACTTGTGCCCCCACTAATGTTGCTATCGTTGGAGTTTGCACTCGTTTCCTTCAAAACTTGAAGGATTTCAACCAGCACATTGACGAAAACAGTCTACCCTTGTCTCTTGGAGATGTTGTGCTGTTTGGGAACAAGCAGAGAATGGACATCACCGAGGATCTTCAGGAAGTTTTCTTGGATTTTCGTGTGGACGAACTTCTTGAGTGCTTTTCATTGTTGTCTGGATGGAGGTACAGAATAGCTTCAATGGTATCCTTTTTTGATGACTGTGTGTCACGTTACGATATGCTTCTTGAGGATGAAGAAAAGAGTGATCCTGCGAGCTTTCTGGACTTCATAAAGAAGCAGTTTGATGTGACAGCAGCAGCTCTGAAAAGATGCATCGTGAAGTTGTGGGTTCACCTTCCTGGAAAGTGCTTTTCTCGCAATGGTGCCATAAATATATCTACTTTGCTTAATATGCTGGGAAAATTTGGCACCCTTCTGTGCGACGTAGACTTGACCGACGAGGGCTTGAAAAGGGTCCTTCATTGTTTGTCAACTGAAAACTCTGTTTGTGCACAGCCTATATCTTTTATTGAGAAAGAACTGGATGGAGCAAGGTGTACATGCCTTAAATTGCTTAAAGATCTACAACACTCTCTTAATTTACCCACTGGAGTAGACAAAAACTGGCTCCAGAGCTGCTGCATACGTAATGCTACACTTCTGTTCTGTACTACTTCTAGCTCTTATCTGCTGCATTACATGGAGATTGCACCCCTGGACGTCTTAATTGTTGACGAGGCAGCTCAGGTGCGGGAGTGTGAGTTGGTGATCCCACTACGTTTGCATCGGTTGAAGCATGTTGTTTTGGTAGGAGATGACTGTCAGCTGAGTGCAATAGTTAAAAGTCAA GTATGCAGAGAAGCTGGCTTCGCTACAAGTCTTTTTGTGAGATTGGTTACTCTGAAATTCGATAAACATTTGCTGAATATACAGTATCGTATGAATCCTTGTGTTAGCCAGTTTCCAAATGCTCAGTTTTATGAGAGGAAGATTTTAGATGGTTCAAATGTCTTGTCTCCTAGCTATAACAAGGATTATGCATGCCTCCCTTTCGGCAGCTACACTTTTATAAATGTCACGGATGGAAGGGAAGACAAAGAAAGCACCGGAAACAGTCGAAGAAACATGGTTGAAGTTGCTGTTGTTCTGCACCTGATCCAAACCATCTTTAAAT GTTGGAAAATTACAGGCAAAGGGCTCAGCATTGGTGTGGTCTCTCCATATAGTTCTCAAGTTGATGCAATTAAAGGCAGACTTGGCAAAAAATACGACACATGTGATGGCTTTCATGTGCGGGTCAAGTCCATTGATGGTTTCCAAGGAGAAGAGGATGATATTATAATACTATCAACGGTTAGATCCAACgggaacggagttgttggatttctTGCTGATAACGGAAGAACAAACGTTGCTCTTACCAGAGCAAA GCACTGTCTTTGGATTGTTGGGAATGCTCATACACTGTATAAAAGTGGAACTGTCTGGACAGACCTTGTTGCTGATGCTCAAAGACGTAAATGTGTTTTCAATGCCACTAATGATGCGGCCATATGTAAGTTGGTTTTGCAAGTAAAGCAAGagcttgatgaacttgatgatcTTCTTAATGCTGATTCGGCGGTTTTCAACAATGCCAAATGGAAG GTCATTATTAGCGACGAGTTTAGAAAGTCTTTCACCAAACTGAAGTTGTCACAGCTCAGGAGGGAAGTACTCCAAAAGCTTATCAAACTTGGCAGTGGTTGGAGGACAACAGTTAGAAACTTAGATATACCTGGTGTTTCCAATCATGCAAAAGTATACAAGATCAGGGACCTTTATCTTATTTGGAACATTGACAtggagaaaagggaaagaaagTATATCCAGATAATAAAAATTTGGGACCTACTCTCACAACAACATGTTGCAAGAACAGTTCAACGTCTCGAGGTTGTTTTTTCCATGTACACAGATGATTGCCTGGATCATTGCAGAAGAGTGCAGACACTTGG GAAACTGGAGGTTCCTATGGTTTGGAATGTTGAGCATGATATTATTCGCTTTAAGAAGGATTGCAGAACTGATGCTCAGGAAGAGCGTGATGTCGTGGATGCATCACATGCCATGGAAAATTCAAAAGTTAGCGAAAGCTTCTTGCTTATGAAATTCTACTCGTTATCCACTGGAGTGGCAAAACATTTGCTGACAGCTTCTGATGGTTCGGAAATCGATATCCCCTTTGAACTGACTGATGAAGAAAAGATGATAATCCAATTCCCGCTCACTAGTTTTATACTTGGGAGGTCAGGCACTGGAAAAACCACTGTATTGACAATGAAACTGTATCGAAGAGAGCAACAGTCATTGATTGCCTCCCAGGGTCTAAATTTGGATGGTGATGATTTATATGGGATGGATGACAAAAATATTATGGCACTGAACGACATAGGAGAAAGTTTTGTGAAACAAGTGTTTATAACTGTAAGCCCAAAGCTGTGTTCAGCCATAAATAATCACATTTCTGGACTTAAAAG GTTTGTTTGTGGTGATGTCTCTAATCAGACTAGCATTCTTCATATGCACGACATCTTTGATGACCAGGAAGAGTTCACAGAAATACCTGAGAGTTTTAGCAATCTACCTCATGAGCACTATCCTCTTATTATAACATAtcgaaagttcttgatgatgcttgATGGAACATGCCAGACGCCATTTTTTGATGTGTTCTATGGCGAACTGAAGTCTAGTGTTGATAGAGGGCATTCAAAATCTCATGCGCTGGAAACGTCTATTGAATTGAAGGAAGTTACCTATGAGAAATTTGCTGCTTCGTATTGGCCTCGTTTTAATGCAGACCTGACCAAGAACCTTGATGCATCCACTGTCTTCACTGAAATAATTTCTCATATAAAGGGTagatatcaagcaagcatgccttACACCGGCAATCTTGGAAGACAAGATTATGTGATGCTCTCAGATAAAAGATTTTCATCTCTGAACAGCGAGAAGAGAGATAGGATTTACAATATTTATGTTGATTATGAGAGTATGAAATCCACTGACAGAGAGTTTGATTTGTCAGATTTCGTCAATCGTCTTCACATCAATCTTGTATCCGAGGGCTACAAAGGAGATCTGGTGGATTTTGTTTACATAGATGAGGTGCAGGATCTAACCATGACACAGATAGCACTTCTTAAGTATGTCTGCAGGAACTTCAAGGAAGGCTTTCTTTTTGCTGGTGACACGGCCCAGACTATAGCAAGGGGTATCGATTTCAGGTTTGAAGATATCCGTTCACTTTTTTATACTGCATTTCTCTCAGAAACTGAAACGTTTAATCAAGGACTTCGACATGGAAAACAAGTCCAACTCTCTGACATGTTCCAACTGTCTCAGAATTTCCGCACGCATTGTGGCATCCTTCACATGGCACAAAGTATCATGAGCCTTCTGTACTTCTTTTTCCCGTCAAGTGTTGACAAGCTTAATCCAGAGACTGGACTTGTATATGGAGAAGCTCCCGTGCTGCTGGAATCTGGTAATGATGAAAATGCAATTATGACTATATTTGGAGAAACCAAAAGTAAGCATGGTAACATGCATGGGTTTGGTGCTGAGCAAGTCATATTAGTTCGTGATGATGCTACCAAAAAACAAATTGTTGATCTTGTTGGTAAACAGGCTCTTGTTTTGACTATTGTTGAATGTAAGGGCCTTGAGTTCCAG GATGTGCTGTTGTACAACTTTTTTGGCTCGTCGCCCTTAAGAAACAAATGGAGAGTTCTGTACGGCTACATGAAAGATAAAGATATTATAGCACAATCTGAGGAGATCTCTCATCCGGGTTTCGACAGAAGCAAGCATCATCTTCTATGCTCAGAGCTGAAGCAACTCTATGTTGCAATCACACGCACGAGGCAAAGACTCTGGATATGTGAGAATACAGATGATTACTGTCGACCGATGTTTGACTATTGGAAGAAGTTGTGTCTTGTAGAGGCTAGATTACTTGATCCTTCCCTCATTCAAGCAATGCAGACAGGAAGCAGTACGGATGATTGGAGGCTACGGGGAATCAAG TTATTCAACGAGAGGCAATTTGAAATGGCTACAATGTGTTTTGAAAAAGCTGGTGATGCATACAAAGAGAAGTGGGCAAGAGCTGCCGGACTTGTAGCAATTGCTGAATGTGCCACATCCTCAAAATTGGAGAATGGCAAGGCTCCAATGCTAACAGCATCAGAGATTTATGAGTCCATAGGCATGCATGAGAAAGCTGCTATGTGCTATATGAAATTAGGTGGCCACAAAAGAGCATCAGAGATTTATGAGTCCATAGGCATGCATGAGAAAGCTGCTACGTGCTATATCAAATTAGGTGACTACAAGAAAGCAG GTATGGTCTACATGCAAAAATGTGGTGCTTCCTGGCTTGAGGATGCTGGTATCTGTTTTGCGAGGGCTGAATGCTGGTCGGAGGCAGCTGAAGTGTTCTTCAAAGCTAAATGTTACCCTGAGTGTTTCTCAATGTGCTCGAAAGGAAAACTATTCAATCTTGGCTTGCAGTTCCTGCAACAGTTGGAGGAGGAACATTTGCTTCAGAATTCAAAATCCTTAGAGGTTTCTGCTATTAGAAAGACGTATCTTGAAAATTGTGCTCAGCATTATTCTGAGTGTGGTGACATAAAGCGTATGATGCCTTTTGTTAAGGCTTTCAGTTCTATGGATCATGTACGGGCATTCTTGAAGTCTAAGAATCTTCTTGAAGAACTGTTTAGCCTAGAGGTGGATATGGGTAATTTCCTTGAAGCTTCAGGAATAGCAAAGCATAAAGGAGACGTCTTGCGGGAGGCAGACATGCTTGAGAAGGCAGATTTGTTTGAGGATGCAACACGGCTTCTCCTCCTCCATATCATTGTAGATTCTTTTTGGTCTTCAAATAGCAGAGGGTGGCCTCCCAAAAGATATCCAGAGAAGGAGCAAATGCTTGCAAAAACCAAAGAGATGGCAAAAAAGGtctctgagtgcttctactgccttGTTTGCCTGCAAGCTGATGCACTGTCAGATATGAACAAGTCTCTTGCCAGTTTAAATTGCACTTTTCTTGAAGGCAGAAAATGTGGAAACTTCTTTGTTGAATTCATCACTTCCCGTTCGATTCTTGATGTCCACCTTCAGTCTCGAGCCTCTGGATACAATTTGGAATTAGGGCCAGGATCTGAAGATGAAAGTAGCTGTAATGATATGGTGGCTCATAACCAGATATCACCCCAAACCCTAGCGTATGCCTGGAATCACTGGAAGTCAATCGTAATGAAAGTGCTATCTCATCTTCGCCACACTGATGGTCCAGAATTAAATGAATACGAAGATCTTTGCGTTAAGTACTTTGGGTTGAGGAAAGATGGTGAAGATGCCCGATACTTTGTGCTTAACATGGACTCAAGTTGGCTCTCTAGCACAGGCAGAAATTCTTTGCAGCAAGATGGCAACAGATGTTGGCTGGATGTCCTTCAGTATCATTCATGTGCCCAGTCTTTCTTGATGAATGAGTTGTCTTCTGTTGGTTTCAGTGTACTTAAGAAGTTGGAGTCCATTGCTCAAATTTCTCCAAAGCCATCATCTTCATATGCCCTGGTGAGAACTATCCTTATTGTAAAAGAGATAGCTAACTTTTTGGAAGAACCAGAGTTCAGTATGCCGAAAAGTACAATGAAGTTAAGAAGCTTCTCTGTTCTCTGGGAGCGTCGCTTCTTTGAGTTAATTTTTCTTGTCTGGAGAGATGGGGCAAGGAGGAGCCTCTTGCATATACTTGACTCACCAGCTTCGTATGGGCTGATTGCTGATTCCCTTGGTGCAAATCTTCAACCAACAAATAAAAATTTAACTCATGGGCATCTTGGGAGGACAACCATACTTCTGCTCCATGCAGCACGATTGGATGATGGACTGATTTCAAGGCTGCTACAGTACCTAGACAATGATTCTGAGTGGGCAGATTTTTATCGATGTTTGAAGATATTTCTTGATACTGGTGTTCTTACCTCCTTGATCTCGAACTTTAGGCTTGCCCTCGATTTTACCTTCAATTGTGTGACGTGGAGGGATGAACTGGACTACATATCTCCAATATGCTATGTGGGTCTGATGGAGTGCCTTGGTTTTTTGTCTTCAGCACACCTTCTACAGAAAGGTTGTATGTACTGCACGAAATCTCTGTTGGTCAATATGCTGGAATGCCGTACCAGCAAGGTTTACCTTGAcacctgcctggcagctacttcaaGACCAGATTGCGATCTTGATCATACGGCGTCCGAATCAGGCCATTCAGGTCATTTCATATTAGAGACCATTATGACTATCTTGACAGAGAAGAAAATGCTTCAGGAGTGGGTCCAGAAGACTTCAACTCCTAGTTGTTCATACAAAGCAGTCCTCCTGAGATTAGTGGTCACACTTTATCCACTGATCCTAACTCATGATCTGGAGATTTCCCATTATAAGCTCACAGATACTCTTCTGGAGTGTGGAGTCTTTAAGGATTTACCTCTGGAGTTCTCTCAGAAGATTGTACATGCTTTACGAACGAGGTCTCGCAAACCAAGCAACTTCATAAGAGTGGTTGCTGATGCACTTGCTGCAATCGGAGATCGTCTGGTAGTTATGGGTTCACCTGAAGGCCCAGCAATCTGCGAAAACATAAACGCTTATATGATTAGCACAGAGGATTTGAGTGATGTTCAGAAGGTAATGGCTCTTCTTTGTTCTCAAGAGGCAAGCTCTGTAAAGCAAGATGCCACACTGCCAGAAGAATCTGATGGTAACAAATTCTGCAATGTTGCTGGAAACGTTCCGAAGACCGTACAAGATAATAAGATGGAGAATACAGGAGAGATGGATTTAAGTGGTGAGAGTGCTGCCTTCTGGGAGAAGCTTGAGACTTTTCAAGTCAACAAGGAAGGCCAG AAAGATGCACGGTTTATTATTGAGTTCCTTAGGAGGGCCGTTCCATGGCTGGCTGATGCACAATTGCTGGAAGAGGTCAGGCACGTCTGCAGCGAGTTCGAAGAACGTACTGCCAG GACGGGTCTGACCGTGGAGGAGGATCTATTCTCAATGTGGCAAGATGGTGAGAACAAACTGCGTACGATCATCAGCTATCTGCGTTCCGCGAGGGCGTCCACGAAAGAAGATGAAAGGAGGAATGAAGCTGCAGCCGCTGCCCTGCCGCAGACCGATGGAGCGGGCGAGCGAGCCAGGCGTTCAGACAATGTTCCTGATAGGGGAGAAAGGAACACGGCGGAGCCGGTGAAGGAAgaagcggcggcggccgccgccccgACCTCGCAGAAGGCGGCACAGAAGCAGAAGGGCAGGAAGAAATCGAAGAAATGCAAAGGCCGTGGCAGGAAGTGA